DNA from Cyanobacteria bacterium QS_8_64_29:
CCCCTGCGATTGAGGGCTGACCCGCACTGGCTCGGCTAACGACGGTTAGCTGACGCTGCTGCCCCCTCCCATTCCCGGGAGGGGGCAATTGTTAGAATCGGTGCCGCAGGCGGGGAAAACGGTCGTGGTTGCAGCCCCAGCTTGGGCCGTACGGCCAACGGCAGACGGCTCGCTAACGTTTTATTCCCAGCGCTTTGGCGAGGCTTTCCACGCCCGCGAGGGGGCTTGGCAGGAAGCCTGGGAAAAATTCGTATGGCCCTGCCGGCTTAAAGAGCGTGCCCGCGCGCGATTGCGGCTGCGGTTGCTGGATGTCTGCTACGGCCTGGGGCACAACACGGCTGCCGCCCTCAGCGCCATTTGGCAGGCCCATCCGGACTGCCAGGTCGAGTGGGTGGGGCTGGAGCTCGAGCCGGCGGTTGCCCGGCAAGCCACTGCCACAGGCGCGATCACGGCACCCACGCCCGTTCCCGAGCTGCTAGCTGCCCTGGCGCGCGATCACCAGCTGCAAACACCGCACTTTCGCGGTCAGCTGCGCCCGGGCGATGCCCGGCGGCGGCTCCCCAGTAACTGGCAGGCAGATGCCATCCTGCTAGATCCGTTCTCGCCGCCCCGCTGCCCCTCGCTCTGGACCGTGGAGTTTCTCAGCGCGCTCGCACGCTGCCTGGCGCCTGACGGTTGGTTGGCAACCTACTCGCGCGCAGCTGCCATTCGGAGCGCGCTCCAGCAGGCCGGGCTGTACGTGGGCGCAACGCCCGGGCGCGATCGCCGCTCAGTGGGGACCCTCGCCAACTGGCGCGGCTGCCAGCTGCCGGCCCTGCCTCCCCAAGAGTGGGAGCACCTGCAGACGCGCGCCGCCGTCCCCTACCGCGATCCTTAGCTGCAAGACACCGACGAGAGCATCCGGTGGCGCCGCCGGCAGGCCCAACAAGCCAGTCCCCTCGAGACCACCTCGCAGTGGAAAAAGCGTTGGCAGCGCGCCACCCGTTGACGGTCGGGGGGGCAGGCGCTATGGTTCGGGGCGTTGCGCACCCTGGCTGAATGTTGCTCGATATCGGATCGCAGGTCGTCGCCCTATCATTGCACCAGGCCATTGCCTGGAGCGAGCCAGCGCTGGCAGCCCCCCGGCCCGTGCCGGCCGTCGAACGCTCGGCTGCAGCACCGCTGGCTGCACCAACCCAGGCGCCGCTCGCCCAGTCAGTCTCTGAGGGGAATGGCAATGGCGGCGAGAGCGGCTCGTCCATCGCCCGCTTTTTTGAGTCCCTGCTAGAGGCCGTGCAGCAATTTTGGCAGTCGCTTGTGGGCGGGAGCACCGAAGAACCCGAGGCGAGTTCTCCCCAAGCCGCCAGCGAAAAGGCCCCGACGCGCGAAGCCGGGACCGAGCCACCCCCCCAGGCGAGCGCATCCCAACCCCAGGCAGCGCCCGAGGAAGTTCCCGACCCCCAACGCCCGGCAGCGGCGAGCGCGCCCCCGAGCCGCGAACGGCCCACCCAACAGTTCGATATCGATCTGAGCTTCAGCTCGCCGGTGATCGAGCGCTACGTTGCCCAGAGCGAGCCGTTTGAGGGCGATGCCGAGCGGTTCGTGCTGGAGCGCTCCATCAGCCCCGATGCCGCCAGCCTCAACCTGGCAGCGGTGGAAGCGCTGTCGCGGCAGCCGCAGCTCGATCCCGACAGCTTCCAGCCCGATGTGGGCGTTCGCTTCCACGACGATGGCTCGGTCACGGTGCGCGCGCTGGTGGGCAACGCCTCGGAGCGCCTGCGCCTCATCGGCGATTTCAACAACTGGGGCCAGGGCGTCGATCTGGCTCAGTACGAATTGCACCCCACCGAGGCCAACCCCCAAATTCACGCCCTGACGCTGCCACCGGACGACTACCACAAGGATCAGTACCGCTTGGTGGATGGCGAGGGCAACCAGCGCCTGCACATGAGCGCGGATTTGTTTGCCACCCCCGCGTTCAACCAGCGCTTTTACGACGACCGCCAAGGGGACGCGCTCAATGCCGTGCTTTGGGAGCCCCAATCCCCACCGCGCCAGGGGCGGCCCCCCAAGCCCGACATGCGCGACGAGCCGCTAGTGATCGCCGAGGCCGATCCCATCTCGCTGGCCTGGAGTTGGGAGTGCCCCAACCCGGATTCGCGCTTCCACGGGCAAACGGGCGAGCAAAACGTTTCGCGGCTCTATCGCTTCATTAGCGAGTGCGGCCTGCCCGAGCGCATGGCCGAGCTGGGCTACAACGTGGTCCAGTTCATGCCGCTGGATGCCCACATTGACTTCTGGGACCCCGAGCGCCGCAACTACCCGGACTGGCGCTATAGCTACCAGACGCTCAATTTCTACGGCAAGCACGCCGATTTTGGCAGCCCCGACGAGCTGCGCGAGATGGTGGATGCCTTCCACCGCGCCGATGTGGCTGTCGTGCTCGATGTCATCTACAGCCACTTTCCGGTCAAGGGCAACAACCCACCGCGCCAGTTTGAGGGGCTGGGCTTCGACCAATACGTCCGCGCCGACGGCAGCGGGCTCTACGGCGGACCTTGGACCAAGTGGGAGACTAAGCGCTTCAACTACACCCCCAAGATCCGCAAAAACATCATCGATGCCGCCCTCAACAACCTACTCAACTACGGCTTCGACGGCATCCGGCTCGATAACACCAACGGTATCGACTACGAACCCTACGGCCGGCAGCTGATGCGCGAGTTGGCGGCGGTAGTGCGGCTCTACGATCCCCGCAGCCTCGTCATTGCCGAAGGGTACTTTGGCGATCCCTACCTCAACCGGGCGCTGCGCGCGGGCGGCGCCGGCATGACCACCACCTACAGCGATCGCTTCTACCTGTGGTTCACCGAGCAGATCCTCAAACACCGCGATGAGATCGACATGTGGTATCTCAACTACATGTTGGATCAGGATTGGCCGCGCGCCTTTATCTACTACCCCGGCAACCACGATGAGTTCGCCAACCCGGGCAATTCCTTTCAAACGCGGGGGATGTATCTGGCCGAGGCGCTGGATGTGGGAGAGTTCCACAACCAGAAAATCCGCTCCTGGTCGGCACTGGCCCAATTTGCCAGCTCTTACTACCTCGATATGGTCCAGCTGTGGACCCTGCAGCCCGGCAACTTCAATCACCGGGCCGCGATCGAGTGGGACCGCCTGGGCCGCGGTGGCGCTGCCGACCGGCTGGTGCGCTTCCAGCGCAATATGAAGGAATTTTTCCAGTCGGAACCGGCTTTTGCCGCGCGCAACCTGCACCGCAACGTCACCCACTGGATTGATGACGCCAACCAGACGGTGACCTTCGAGCGCATCGATTTTGGCACGGGCAAGCGCGTGTACGTCACGGTCAACCTGGGTGATCGCGCCATCAGCGACTATCGCATCCCAGTAGCTTCTGAAGAGGCCACCTTCCGGCGCGCGCTCGATAGCGACCAGCCGGCCTATGGCGGCGAGGGGCGCAACCCCGAGACGCGAGAGGCCCAAGACGGCGAGCTCAGCTTCTACCTGGGGAGCTACGGCGTGACGGCCTGGGTGCAGCAAGACAATTTCCCGCCGCCGCCGCAACCGCCGGGCTACTACCAGTCCTACCGGCCGGACGGGTTTGCCGGCCGCTAGGCCTTGCCCGAGGCCAGCCGGTCGGCCTGGCGGGTGGTCTCGGGGAGCCGATAGCGCGGCGTGCAGCGCAGTACCCAAGCCACTGCCGTGGGCAAGCTGACGCGGTGGCCGCTGGAGACGTACAGCGGCTTGGTCCCGGTGCGCGATCGCAGCGCGGCCCCAACCGTTTCGCCGCGGTGGCGCAGCGGCCGCCAGTGGCCCTTCTCGCGCGGCAGCTCGGCGTGATGCCCCACCAGCTTGGACTTAGCCGCGCCAATGGTGGGCAATCCGGTCAGCACCCCCAAATGGGAGGCGATCCCCAGGCGGCGCGGGTGGGCGATGCCGTGGCCGTCGCAGAGGATCAGATCGGGTGGGGCCTGCAAGCGCGCGAGCGCCTCCAGCATCACTGGAATCTCGCGAAACGACAGCAAGCCCGGCACGTAGGGAAAGGGGGTGGGCTGGCGCGCGACCGCCTGTTCCTGGCAGGCCAGTTCGGGCCAGCCCAACACGACGACCGCTGCCTTGGCGGTGGCGTTGCCGTCTTCGAATCCCACATCGACGCCCGCCACCCGCGCAATCGCGCCCAAGCGGTCTTGGGTAACGACCTCACCGCGCAAGCGCTGCTGGCAGGCGATTGCCGCATCGACGCTCCGGGGCACGGATAGGTGGGCATCCATGGGGTGCGCTTAGGCCGCCCCCGAGGAGGTGGCCGGCTGCTGCTGTGGCGACTGGACCTCCAGCATCAAGCCGTACTCAATGCCTTCCACCACCGCTTGGTAAGAGGCCTCCAGGATATTGGTCGAGACCCCAACGGTGGTCCAGCGCCGCTCGCTGTTGCAGGATTCGGCCAAGACCCGGATTTGGGCGGCCGTTCCGGCCCTGCTATCTAGGATGCGAACCTTGTAGTCGGTGAGGCTGAACTGGGCGATGGCCGGGTAGAACTTGACCAGCGCCTTGCGCAGGGCCGCATCGAGCGCTGCTACTGGGCCGTTGCCCTCGGCGGCTTCTACGATGGGCTCGCCGCCCACGGCAACCTTGATCGTCGCCACCGAATCGCTGAGCTGCGCCCCCTCGCGGCGCAGCATGTCGCAGTGGACCTGAAAGCCTTTGAGCTCGAAAGCCGGCTGATGTTGTTGCAGCTCCGAGCGCACGAGCAGCTCAAAGCTAGCCTCGGCCGCCTCGAATTGATAGCCCTGGCTCTCTAGTTCCTTGAGGCGCTCCAGGATATTGCGGCAGGCGGGGTCGCGCTTGTCGAGCTCGATGCCGAAGCTGCGCGCCTTGGCTTGGATGTTGCTCAGCCCGGCCTGCTCGGAGATGACGATGCGGCGCTCGTTGCCAATGGTCGCAGGCTGGATGTGCTCGTAGGTTAGCGGGTTGCGCTCGACGGCCGAGACGTGGATGCCGCCTTTGTGGGCGAATGCCGAGCGCCCCACAAAGGGCGCGCGATCGTCGGGGGCCAAATTGGCAATTTCGCTGATCGAGCGGCTGGCCGGGGTCAGCTGGGCCAAGCGCTCGGGCTCGAGGCAGCGGTAGCCCAGCTTGAGTTGCAAGTTGGGCAGCAGCGCGCACAGATCGGCATTGCCGCAGCGCTCGCCGTAGCCGTTGATGGTGCCTTGCACCATCTGGGCGCCCTCGCGCACGGCGGCGATCGCGTTGGCCACGGCGGTGCCGCCATCGTTGTGGGTATGGATGCCCAGCGGCGGCAGGGCGCTGCCATCGCGCGTCAGCTCCTGCTTGAGCTCGCTCACGATCTGGGCAATCTCGTGCGGTAGGGTGCCGCCGTTGGTATCGCACAGCACCAGCCACTCCGCCCCGGCCTCGAGCGCAGCTCTCAGGGTCTGGAATGCGTACTCGGGATTGGCCTTGTAGCCATCAAACCAGTGCTCGGCATCGTAGATGACCCGGCACCCCTGGCGGCGCAAGTAGGCAACCGTCTCGGCCACCATCGCCCGGTTCTCGGCCAGGGTGGTGTTGAGCCCTTCTGTGACGTGCAGGTCCCAGGATTTGCCAAACAAGGTGACCCACTCGGCCCCCGAGCGCAGGATCGACTGCAGCATGGGATCGTCGGCCGCTGCTTTGTTGGGCCGCCGCGTGGCGCAAAACGCAACCAGGGCAGCGCGCTCCAGCGGCGCTTCCTGCAACTGCCAGAAAAACTGCATGTCTTTGGGATTGGCCCCGGGCCAGCCCCCCTCAATGAAGGGAACGCCCAGCCCATCGAGCTGGCGCGCGATCTTGACTTTGTCTTCGACCGAGAGCGAGAGCCCCTCGTGCTGGGCCCCATCGCGCAGCGTCGTATCGTAGATCCACAGTGGGGCGCTCATGCCGGCCAGCGATCCGTATGCCATTGCTCCGTCCTTAGCCTATCAGGGGTGCTCCTAGCCCGAGCCCATGGTCGAGCCTTCTGCCGTTCCCCACCTGGCGCTGGAGGACCTCCGGCTGGCGACCCACCCGGGCTCGCCTGGCATTTCGCTACGCGCCTCTCGCGGCGAGCGCGCGGCCATCGTGGGCGCGAGCGGCGCCGGCAAAACCACCTTGCTGCGCACAATCGCCCGCTTGCGCGATCCCATTGCCGGCACCGTGCGCATCGACGGTTGCAATTGCCGCCAGTGGCCCATCCGGCAGCTTCGCCGGTACGCCGTTTTGGTGCCCCAGGAGCCGCAGTTGCTGGAGATGACCGTGCAGCAGGCCCTGGCGTACCCGCTGCAGCTGCAGCAACGCCCGGCCGGCGAGATCCGCGAGCGCATGGCGCAGGTGGAGGCGCAGCTGGGGCTCCCGAGCGAGTGGCGCGAGCGCAGGGCCTTGCAGCTATCGCTAGGGCAGCGGCAGCAGGTGGCGATCGCGCGGGCGCTAATGCTGCAGCCGCCCATTCTGCTGTTGGATGAGCCCACCTCAGCCCTGGATTGGGGCAGCGCAATGCGCCTGCTGCAAGCGCTGAGCGCCCTAGCCGAGCGCGGCACGACCCTGGTAATGGTCAACCACCAACTTGAGCTCATTCGCCAGTTTGGCGATCGCGCGCTCTACCTGCGCGCTGGGAGCGCCGTTGCCTGCGAGCGTCCGGCGGCGATCGATTGGGCGGCTTGGCAGCAGGCCCTGCAAGCCGATGCCGCTGGTGCCTCGGCCGAGGAGTTCCCAGAGGAGGCCACTGGCGAGCGCCACTCGCTACAATGAATGATTGGCGCTCCCCCAGCCTAGATGCTGCAAGACAGCACCGCCATCAGCCACTATCACAAGCTCACCGATGCCCTCACCGAGCTGCAGCGGCGGGGGTATCGCTTCCCCGAGCTGCGCCTCTATATTGAGGGCTACACGGCCGGCTTGCACTATGCCGGTACCCTGGCGCCGCATCAGGCGTATCGCCTCGAGGAAGAGGCGCTGCGGTTTTTGCGGGATCCGGCCAATTTCGAGATTCCCGATCCCGAGGTGCAATCGGATGCCTAGTGCGCCCCCCACAGCGGAATGAGGAGCGAGCGAGCGCGCTCAGGAGGCCAGGGCAACCTCCAGCATTTGCTGGAGCTCGTTGTTTTGATAGAGCTCGATCATGATGTCCGATCCGCCCACGAATTCGCCGTTGACGTAAACTTGCGGGATCGTGGGCCAATTGGTGTATTCCTTGATGCCCTGGCGGATGTCGTTGTCCTCGAGGACGTCCACGGTCTGGTAGGGGACGCCCATGGTGTTGAGGATTTGGACGACATTGTTGGAGAACCCGCACTGGGGCATCAGCTTGGAGCCCTTCATAAAGACAACGATGTTGTCCTGGGCGATGAGATTGTCGATGCGCTCTTTGAGTCCGGGTGTCATGGGTATATCTCGCAGTCGGCGTTCAGGCGGTTTGATGGGCCTGCTGCCAGGCCTCGGGCGTGTAGGTTTTGAGCGCTAGCGCGTGGATGGCCTCCGAGGCCAGCGCCTCTTGCAATGCCCCGTAAACGAGTTGGTGCTGCTTGACGCGGCTTTTGCCCTCAAACTGGGAAGACACGACCACCGCCTCCAGATGGTCGCCGCCACCGGTCAAGTCTTGGACCTGGACCTCGGCATCCGGCAGCTGAGACCGGATGGCATCTTTGACTTGCTGCAGGCTGACCATGGACTACCTCTCAGCCGCTAACGCCAGTTAGCCGCATTTTGGCGTTCTGCCGGTACCGATAGCAATCGCTCCTTTCCCGGGCGCGATCGCATCCCTTGGCGCCTAGCCTATCGCAGCACCTTGCTAGGACTGGGAAGGCTCCCCGGATGAAGTGCTGCCGCCGCCCTGGTACTGCGTCTCCACAAAGCCGATTTCGTAGAGCTGCTGGTAAGCCTTGCGGCCCAGCTCGGTCGAGGGATCCTGGGAGCTAACGACTTGCACCAGCAGCGGCACGGCCAAATCGGGGTCGTCGGTTTTGCGATGGACCAATGCCAGTTGGTAGGCGGCTTCATCGCGCTTTTGCGCAGCTTTTAAGGCATTTTCCCGTTGGGCTTTGGAGAGTTGATTGTTGACCCCCGAAAAGCTCGAGGACAGCTGCTGGTAAAAGTTAGAGATTTGGTTGAACGCGCGCCGGGCCTGCTGTAGGTTTTGGGTTGCCTGCTGGTACTGCTCGTTCTCGATGGCCGCAGAAGCTTGTTCCATGAGTTGTTGGGCGCCGCTCATGCTCAAAAAGCTTCCTGCCATCCGTTCGCTGGAGCGGGTGCGCTCGGAACTGGAGGAAGCCGGT
Protein-coding regions in this window:
- a CDS encoding 1,4-alpha-glucan-branching protein, whose product is MLLDIGSQVVALSLHQAIAWSEPALAAPRPVPAVERSAAAPLAAPTQAPLAQSVSEGNGNGGESGSSIARFFESLLEAVQQFWQSLVGGSTEEPEASSPQAASEKAPTREAGTEPPPQASASQPQAAPEEVPDPQRPAAASAPPSRERPTQQFDIDLSFSSPVIERYVAQSEPFEGDAERFVLERSISPDAASLNLAAVEALSRQPQLDPDSFQPDVGVRFHDDGSVTVRALVGNASERLRLIGDFNNWGQGVDLAQYELHPTEANPQIHALTLPPDDYHKDQYRLVDGEGNQRLHMSADLFATPAFNQRFYDDRQGDALNAVLWEPQSPPRQGRPPKPDMRDEPLVIAEADPISLAWSWECPNPDSRFHGQTGEQNVSRLYRFISECGLPERMAELGYNVVQFMPLDAHIDFWDPERRNYPDWRYSYQTLNFYGKHADFGSPDELREMVDAFHRADVAVVLDVIYSHFPVKGNNPPRQFEGLGFDQYVRADGSGLYGGPWTKWETKRFNYTPKIRKNIIDAALNNLLNYGFDGIRLDNTNGIDYEPYGRQLMRELAAVVRLYDPRSLVIAEGYFGDPYLNRALRAGGAGMTTTYSDRFYLWFTEQILKHRDEIDMWYLNYMLDQDWPRAFIYYPGNHDEFANPGNSFQTRGMYLAEALDVGEFHNQKIRSWSALAQFASSYYLDMVQLWTLQPGNFNHRAAIEWDRLGRGGAADRLVRFQRNMKEFFQSEPAFAARNLHRNVTHWIDDANQTVTFERIDFGTGKRVYVTVNLGDRAISDYRIPVASEEATFRRALDSDQPAYGGEGRNPETREAQDGELSFYLGSYGVTAWVQQDNFPPPPQPPGYYQSYRPDGFAGR
- a CDS encoding deoxyribonuclease V, with translation MDAHLSVPRSVDAAIACQQRLRGEVVTQDRLGAIARVAGVDVGFEDGNATAKAAVVVLGWPELACQEQAVARQPTPFPYVPGLLSFREIPVMLEALARLQAPPDLILCDGHGIAHPRRLGIASHLGVLTGLPTIGAAKSKLVGHHAELPREKGHWRPLRHRGETVGAALRSRTGTKPLYVSSGHRVSLPTAVAWVLRCTPRYRLPETTRQADRLASGKA
- the cimA gene encoding citramalate synthase; the encoded protein is MSAPLWIYDTTLRDGAQHEGLSLSVEDKVKIARQLDGLGVPFIEGGWPGANPKDMQFFWQLQEAPLERAALVAFCATRRPNKAAADDPMLQSILRSGAEWVTLFGKSWDLHVTEGLNTTLAENRAMVAETVAYLRRQGCRVIYDAEHWFDGYKANPEYAFQTLRAALEAGAEWLVLCDTNGGTLPHEIAQIVSELKQELTRDGSALPPLGIHTHNDGGTAVANAIAAVREGAQMVQGTINGYGERCGNADLCALLPNLQLKLGYRCLEPERLAQLTPASRSISEIANLAPDDRAPFVGRSAFAHKGGIHVSAVERNPLTYEHIQPATIGNERRIVISEQAGLSNIQAKARSFGIELDKRDPACRNILERLKELESQGYQFEAAEASFELLVRSELQQHQPAFELKGFQVHCDMLRREGAQLSDSVATIKVAVGGEPIVEAAEGNGPVAALDAALRKALVKFYPAIAQFSLTDYKVRILDSRAGTAAQIRVLAESCNSERRWTTVGVSTNILEASYQAVVEGIEYGLMLEVQSPQQQPATSSGAA
- a CDS encoding BolA family transcriptional regulator; this encodes MVSLQQVKDAIRSQLPDAEVQVQDLTGGGDHLEAVVVSSQFEGKSRVKQHQLVYGALQEALASEAIHALALKTYTPEAWQQAHQTA
- a CDS encoding cobalt ABC transporter translates to MVEPSAVPHLALEDLRLATHPGSPGISLRASRGERAAIVGASGAGKTTLLRTIARLRDPIAGTVRIDGCNCRQWPIRQLRRYAVLVPQEPQLLEMTVQQALAYPLQLQQRPAGEIRERMAQVEAQLGLPSEWRERRALQLSLGQRQQVAIARALMLQPPILLLDEPTSALDWGSAMRLLQALSALAERGTTLVMVNHQLELIRQFGDRALYLRAGSAVACERPAAIDWAAWQQALQADAAGASAEEFPEEATGERHSLQ
- the grxD gene encoding monothiol glutaredoxin, Grx4 family — protein: MTPGLKERIDNLIAQDNIVVFMKGSKLMPQCGFSNNVVQILNTMGVPYQTVDVLEDNDIRQGIKEYTNWPTIPQVYVNGEFVGGSDIMIELYQNNELQQMLEVALAS